Proteins from one Chroococcidiopsis sp. CCMEE 29 genomic window:
- a CDS encoding response regulator transcription factor, protein MPAQLLLVDDEPGLREAVKDYLQESGFTVQVASNAHDGWELVQQNTPDLVISDIMMPQVDGYQFLKQLREDPRFKTLPVVFLTAKGMTTDRIQGYQAGVDAYLPKPFDPDELVAIVENILERRAAATQATDESGETPDIAALANQIAQIKALLTQKNALVQTPSPIKIDLTPREQSVLNLVTEGLMNKEIARRLQTSVRNVEKYVSRLFSKTGTNSRTELVRFALEHGLAK, encoded by the coding sequence ATGCCAGCACAACTTCTACTGGTTGACGATGAACCGGGACTGCGTGAAGCCGTCAAAGATTATCTGCAAGAGAGTGGGTTCACTGTTCAAGTTGCCAGTAACGCTCATGATGGCTGGGAGTTGGTGCAGCAAAATACACCTGACTTGGTAATTTCAGATATCATGATGCCTCAGGTGGATGGCTATCAGTTTCTTAAGCAACTGCGGGAAGACCCCCGTTTTAAGACGCTGCCAGTAGTGTTTTTAACTGCTAAAGGCATGACAACTGATCGCATCCAAGGTTATCAAGCGGGTGTTGATGCCTATTTGCCCAAGCCGTTTGATCCAGATGAGTTAGTGGCAATTGTTGAAAATATCCTAGAGCGGCGCGCAGCAGCGACTCAAGCTACAGATGAGAGCGGTGAAACACCTGACATTGCTGCTTTAGCTAATCAAATTGCTCAAATTAAGGCGCTGTTAACCCAGAAAAATGCGCTCGTCCAAACTCCTTCGCCAATCAAAATTGACTTGACACCCAGAGAACAGAGTGTTTTAAATTTAGTGACTGAAGGGCTAATGAACAAGGAAATCGCCCGTCGATTACAAACTAGCGTCCGCAATGTGGAAAAGTATGTTAGTCGCTTGTTTAGTAAAACTGGTACTAATAGCCGGACTGAATTAGTTCGCTTTGCTCTCGAACATGGTCTTGCCAAATGA
- the ctpB gene encoding carboxyl-terminal processing protease CtpB, with the protein MLQSLRRFSLLQVALFGGAIATTATFSLNPVWCKSVRAALQNSPKAVVDEVWQLVAREYVDTTFNKVDWQATRLSLLSKNYTSQEQAYTAIREALEKLEDPYTRFLDPKQYEILTSQTSGELSGVGIRMELNEKTQRLTVVEAIQNSPAIKAGIKAGDEIVAIDGKLTYGMDVQAASKLIRGKAGTLVTLRINRPGQPVVDMKVTRANIEVPTVAYNLKQEGNRRVGYISLEEFSAHAAEQMQRAIQDLNRQQVDGFVLDLRGNPGGLLQSGIEIARMWIDDGSIVRTVDRKGQSDDLTANHTALTKLPLVVLVDGNSASASEIVAGALQDHRRAMVVGSQTFGKALVQSVHSLSDGSGLAVTVAHYYTPKGTDISHKGITPDVKIDLSDAQKRQLASNPALVGTKNDPQYARAIAVLTTNTFAESPRNQVLKRISIR; encoded by the coding sequence ATGCTGCAATCTTTAAGACGCTTCTCGTTGCTCCAAGTTGCCTTATTTGGTGGAGCGATCGCCACAACTGCCACTTTTTCATTAAACCCCGTTTGGTGTAAATCTGTTCGCGCTGCCCTACAGAATAGTCCGAAAGCTGTAGTTGATGAAGTTTGGCAACTTGTTGCCCGCGAGTATGTTGATACAACTTTTAATAAGGTTGACTGGCAAGCAACCAGACTCAGCCTGTTGAGCAAAAACTATACCTCCCAGGAACAAGCCTACACTGCCATTCGAGAAGCTTTAGAAAAGCTAGAAGATCCCTATACTCGCTTTCTAGACCCCAAACAGTACGAAATATTGACCAGCCAAACATCTGGGGAACTCTCGGGGGTTGGCATTCGGATGGAGCTGAACGAAAAAACTCAGCGCCTGACTGTTGTAGAAGCAATCCAGAATTCTCCTGCTATTAAAGCTGGGATTAAAGCTGGAGACGAGATTGTGGCAATTGATGGCAAACTAACTTATGGAATGGATGTGCAGGCTGCTTCCAAGTTGATTCGCGGTAAAGCAGGTACGCTTGTTACCCTACGGATTAATAGACCAGGGCAACCTGTTGTTGACATGAAGGTCACACGCGCTAACATCGAGGTGCCAACAGTGGCTTATAACCTCAAGCAGGAAGGTAACAGGCGCGTTGGCTATATTAGCCTAGAAGAATTCAGTGCTCATGCAGCAGAGCAAATGCAGCGAGCAATTCAGGATCTCAACCGCCAACAGGTTGATGGGTTTGTCTTGGATCTGCGCGGTAATCCGGGTGGGTTGTTACAGTCAGGAATTGAGATTGCCCGAATGTGGATAGATGATGGCTCAATCGTTCGCACGGTAGATCGCAAAGGGCAAAGTGATGATTTGACCGCTAATCACACAGCGTTAACTAAACTTCCCCTGGTAGTGCTAGTGGATGGAAATTCAGCCAGTGCTAGTGAGATTGTAGCGGGTGCGCTTCAGGATCATCGCCGGGCAATGGTTGTTGGCAGTCAAACCTTTGGGAAAGCGTTAGTTCAGTCAGTTCATTCACTTTCGGATGGATCGGGGTTAGCAGTGACAGTTGCCCATTACTACACCCCCAAAGGAACGGATATCAGCCACAAGGGAATTACCCCTGATGTCAAGATAGACTTATCAGATGCCCAGAAGCGTCAGTTAGCATCTAATCCAGCACTAGTTGGAACCAAGAATGATCCGCAATATGCACGCGCGATCGCAGTTTTAACAACCAATACCTTTGCTGAATCGCCACGAAATCAGGTGTTGAAGCGGATAAGCATTCGATGA
- the recJ gene encoding single-stranded-DNA-specific exonuclease RecJ produces the protein MPEQQQQWMLVPASQPPGWFIQAVGNYAPDLAGNYAAQLLWQRGIQDLQHLAGFVNPQLYKPANPFEFGQEMQLAVERLQLARDRHHKVAIWGDFDADGITSTAVLWDGLGQFFPQTSQLCYYIPNRLTQSHGLNCQGIDELAQSGVNLIVTCDTGSTNLNEIDYANNLGIDVIITDHHTLPAERPPVTAIINPRYLPPGHQMFHLSGVAVAYKLVEALYQTLSHVPQQPLEDLLDLVAIGLIADLVQLSGDCRYLAQLGIEQMQQDFKQPASQRRRPGIGRLLELCQKSGDRPTDISFGVGPRINAVSRIQGDARFCVELLTSRDRAHVNQLAQDTELANARRKSLQKDVSQQVAQKLTQMDLSTTSVIVLEDAQWPPGVLGLVAGQVAQETGRPTILLSTETFGEQEQGKQGETRPLARGSARSVNQVDLYQLVKDQAHLLHRFGGHPFAAGLSLPVENIALFTQAINQRLRQQGSGLTMPVVQADLMVTVAELGKELFRELKLLEPCGMGNPIPKLLIQNCWFENAWHRNQQDWQGKKVQYIKTEFDIRDDSTGSRFPGVWWGHYKDELPPGRCDCIAELDYNTFKKRYEIRLIAIRTKPDSSSLTSHPSIPVPSTTEPPVRDWLPLNPQILDWRHVTIEEHSALIVHECPTSWDDLRAWIRRSQFEKKQLAIAWAAPQLVSPIQIWQQLVGIAKYLNRTGQSVTRVQLLQKLGISNQPLQLGFQALSCLGFKVSFQERGFKISATLVVKPTVSDVACLQAIENFLAAVREEQFQRQYFYEVPLPTIQAIAAQTICD, from the coding sequence ATGCCTGAGCAACAGCAGCAATGGATGCTTGTACCAGCATCTCAGCCGCCAGGGTGGTTTATTCAAGCTGTGGGCAATTATGCCCCAGATTTAGCTGGGAATTACGCTGCTCAACTATTATGGCAACGAGGAATTCAAGACTTGCAACACCTGGCGGGGTTTGTGAATCCTCAACTGTATAAACCAGCCAACCCGTTTGAATTTGGGCAGGAAATGCAACTGGCGGTAGAAAGACTGCAATTAGCACGTGATCGCCACCACAAAGTCGCTATCTGGGGAGACTTCGACGCTGACGGCATTACATCAACTGCTGTTTTATGGGATGGCTTAGGTCAGTTTTTTCCTCAAACTAGCCAGCTTTGTTACTACATACCCAATCGTCTAACACAATCACACGGTCTCAACTGCCAAGGCATTGACGAGCTGGCTCAGAGTGGAGTCAATCTAATTGTTACTTGTGATACTGGCAGTACAAACCTGAATGAAATTGATTATGCAAATAACTTAGGGATAGATGTAATCATTACCGATCACCATACTCTACCTGCTGAGCGCCCACCAGTCACAGCTATTATTAATCCTCGCTATTTGCCTCCAGGCCACCAGATGTTTCATCTTTCAGGGGTGGCTGTTGCCTACAAGCTAGTAGAAGCCCTTTATCAAACGCTGTCGCATGTACCTCAACAGCCGCTAGAGGACTTATTAGATTTGGTGGCGATTGGTCTAATTGCGGACTTGGTGCAATTAAGTGGAGATTGTCGCTATTTGGCTCAATTAGGGATTGAGCAAATGCAACAGGATTTTAAACAACCAGCCAGTCAACGACGACGACCTGGGATCGGAAGATTACTGGAACTGTGCCAGAAAAGTGGCGATCGCCCTACAGATATTTCTTTCGGTGTTGGTCCGCGAATTAATGCCGTTAGCCGTATTCAAGGCGATGCTAGGTTTTGTGTAGAACTACTCACTAGCCGCGATCGAGCACATGTAAATCAGTTAGCTCAAGATACAGAACTGGCAAACGCCCGTCGCAAATCCCTACAAAAGGATGTTTCCCAGCAAGTAGCACAAAAGCTAACCCAGATGGACTTATCAACAACCAGCGTCATTGTCCTAGAAGATGCCCAGTGGCCCCCAGGTGTATTAGGCTTAGTGGCTGGACAAGTAGCGCAAGAAACCGGACGACCGACAATTCTATTAAGTACAGAGACTTTTGGAGAGCAAGAGCAGGGGAAGCAGGGGGAGACTCGCCCCTTAGCTCGTGGTTCAGCCCGTTCGGTGAATCAAGTTGATTTGTACCAGTTAGTTAAAGATCAAGCACATCTGTTGCATCGTTTTGGAGGACATCCCTTTGCAGCTGGATTAAGTTTGCCAGTTGAGAATATTGCTTTGTTTACACAGGCAATTAACCAGCGACTACGGCAGCAGGGAAGTGGGCTAACTATGCCAGTGGTGCAAGCAGACCTGATGGTGACGGTGGCGGAATTGGGAAAAGAACTATTCCGGGAACTGAAACTGCTGGAACCTTGCGGCATGGGAAATCCTATCCCGAAACTGCTGATTCAAAACTGCTGGTTTGAAAATGCTTGGCATCGCAATCAACAGGATTGGCAGGGGAAAAAGGTTCAGTACATTAAAACAGAATTTGACATTCGAGATGACTCCACTGGCAGCCGCTTTCCTGGTGTATGGTGGGGACACTACAAAGATGAATTACCACCGGGACGGTGTGATTGCATAGCAGAACTAGATTACAACACATTCAAAAAGCGCTACGAAATCCGCCTGATTGCCATCAGAACCAAACCTGACTCCTCATCCCTAACTTCTCATCCTTCAATACCAGTTCCCTCAACGACGGAACCCCCCGTACGGGACTGGCTCCCTCTTAACCCTCAAATTCTCGACTGGCGGCATGTCACAATTGAGGAACACTCAGCACTAATAGTACATGAGTGTCCTACTAGCTGGGATGATTTACGGGCTTGGATTCGGCGATCGCAATTTGAGAAAAAACAACTGGCGATCGCTTGGGCAGCACCACAACTAGTCTCACCTATCCAAATCTGGCAACAACTCGTTGGAATTGCCAAATATCTCAATCGCACTGGTCAAAGTGTTACCCGCGTGCAACTCCTTCAAAAGCTGGGTATTAGCAACCAACCTTTGCAATTGGGGTTTCAAGCACTTTCTTGTTTAGGCTTCAAAGTTAGCTTTCAAGAACGAGGTTTTAAAATTAGCGCCACTTTAGTAGTCAAACCAACAGTTTCGGATGTTGCTTGTCTGCAAGCAATTGAAAACTTCCTGGCAGCTGTGCGAGAAGAACAATTCCAGCGACAGTATTTCTACGAAGTTCCCCTGCCTACTATTCAAGCAATTGCTGCTCAAACAATCTGTGATTAA
- a CDS encoding NCS2 family permease: MSIDENVLERPESSPPGSTPPKGWQAAIARYFKFDYYKTNLRTEILAGITTFMTMAYILVVNPLILSDAIFLNQPRDLFSELVIATAVSAAIGTLVMALVAKYPFALAPGMGINAFFAYSVVIGLKIDWQLALACVFVEGLIFIALTISDIRRHLITAVPDSIKMATTAGIGLFLAYVGLSGSTETGGAGLIVSSEVTATAFGSFRQPQTLMTAFGIFLTAFFMVRRIKGALLWGIVGTALLGWVLGVAAAPNGILALPSFPSHLFGVAITGIAGINGSNFLDFIAVLLVFLFVDMFDTIGTLSGVGTQAGYIDEQGELPRANQALFADAVATVTGAVVGTSSVTTFVESAAGIAEGGRTGFTSVVVAALFMGALIFTPIFEAVPAFATAPALAIVGVLMMISVTSIKWQDLTEAIPAFLTIFFIPLGFSIAAGLSAGLIAYPILKTFQGRASEVPLITWLLAAIFVARFIFMTIRFG; the protein is encoded by the coding sequence ATGAGTATTGATGAAAATGTTTTAGAGCGCCCAGAATCAAGTCCCCCAGGAAGTACACCACCTAAAGGTTGGCAAGCAGCGATCGCCCGCTACTTCAAATTTGATTACTACAAAACTAACTTGCGCACAGAAATCCTAGCAGGTATCACCACTTTCATGACGATGGCTTATATCTTGGTGGTGAATCCGCTGATCTTATCTGATGCCATTTTCCTTAACCAACCAAGGGATCTTTTTTCTGAACTAGTAATTGCCACAGCCGTTTCGGCAGCGATTGGTACGCTCGTAATGGCTCTAGTTGCCAAATATCCCTTTGCCTTAGCACCTGGAATGGGAATCAATGCTTTCTTTGCCTACTCAGTGGTTATAGGGCTGAAGATTGACTGGCAATTGGCGCTGGCTTGCGTATTTGTGGAGGGGCTGATCTTTATTGCACTCACTATCAGTGATATTCGTCGCCACCTGATTACGGCTGTTCCAGATTCAATCAAGATGGCAACAACCGCTGGCATTGGCTTATTCTTGGCATACGTCGGTCTGAGTGGTAGTACCGAAACCGGAGGCGCTGGACTGATTGTCTCTAGTGAGGTGACGGCAACTGCTTTCGGTAGCTTTAGGCAACCCCAGACGCTGATGACAGCATTCGGGATCTTTCTCACAGCGTTTTTCATGGTGCGTCGCATTAAAGGCGCGTTGCTGTGGGGAATTGTGGGAACTGCATTACTAGGCTGGGTTCTAGGCGTTGCAGCTGCCCCCAATGGTATCCTGGCGTTGCCGTCGTTTCCCTCTCATTTATTCGGTGTGGCAATTACAGGGATTGCTGGCATCAACGGGAGCAACTTTTTAGACTTCATTGCCGTACTCCTAGTGTTTTTATTCGTGGATATGTTTGATACTATCGGCACGCTGTCTGGGGTAGGTACGCAGGCAGGCTACATCGACGAGCAGGGCGAATTGCCAAGAGCTAATCAAGCTCTGTTTGCCGATGCTGTTGCAACTGTCACTGGAGCGGTAGTAGGAACATCGAGCGTCACGACATTTGTCGAGTCAGCTGCTGGTATTGCTGAGGGGGGTCGAACTGGATTTACCTCTGTTGTGGTGGCAGCTCTGTTCATGGGAGCTTTGATATTCACGCCAATTTTTGAAGCAGTTCCTGCCTTCGCTACAGCACCCGCACTAGCGATCGTGGGCGTGTTAATGATGATTAGTGTCACTAGTATAAAATGGCAAGATTTGACCGAGGCAATCCCGGCCTTTTTGACCATCTTTTTTATTCCGCTTGGTTTCTCTATTGCTGCAGGATTATCTGCGGGTCTAATTGCTTATCCCATTCTTAAAACTTTTCAAGGTAGAGCTAGCGAAGTTCCCTTGATAACATGGCTTCTGGCTGCTATCTTCGTTGCCAGGTTCATTTTTATGACAATCCGCTTTGGTTGA
- a CDS encoding GNAT family N-acetyltransferase, with protein sequence MNSDKSDPTLHAYSAVYVRELEIDDLAPVYHLGEELFTSDLYPYLYRTWDEWEVIGLYNTDPEYCLVAEIEGQLAGFILGTVISKGSWTYGYIIWLGIGPQFQRRGVGDKLVDTLVERMVEDGARFMLVDTDPANTPAVKFFTRKGFGNSRQHIFLSMNLSKHEYYGRLIAYERQKAERAGYKRSRPAMLSRKPEGIAGEVALNSLTRESQAQAGDTPI encoded by the coding sequence ATGAACTCTGATAAAAGCGATCCGACACTACACGCCTATTCTGCTGTGTATGTCCGCGAATTAGAAATTGACGATCTTGCTCCTGTGTACCATTTAGGAGAGGAGCTGTTTACTAGCGATTTGTATCCTTATTTATACCGCACTTGGGACGAGTGGGAGGTGATTGGACTTTACAACACCGATCCCGAATATTGTCTTGTTGCTGAAATAGAAGGTCAACTTGCTGGATTCATCTTGGGAACTGTTATCAGTAAGGGGTCATGGACGTATGGCTATATTATCTGGCTGGGAATCGGTCCCCAATTTCAGCGCCGAGGCGTAGGGGACAAACTCGTTGACACACTGGTAGAACGGATGGTCGAAGATGGAGCACGGTTCATGTTGGTTGATACCGATCCTGCTAATACTCCAGCGGTGAAGTTTTTTACCAGGAAAGGTTTTGGTAATAGCCGCCAGCACATTTTCTTGTCAATGAATTTAAGCAAGCACGAATACTATGGCAGATTAATTGCTTACGAGCGCCAAAAAGCTGAAAGGGCTGGATACAAGCGATCGCGTCCTGCTATGCTGTCACGCAAGCCGGAAGGAATTGCTGGTGAAGTCGCCCTTAATTCCCTCACGCGTGAATCTCAAGCTCAAGCTGGGGACACCCCAATTTGA
- a CDS encoding PD-(D/E)XK nuclease family protein, producing MRLSQGQLNLLERCPRQFQHTYLDQLGSPTTPEHQERQIWGSRFHLLMQQRELGLPIESLVQEDKQLQRWMTAFASAAPEILTPDTNSQTFRKSEHCRTLQVQDYLLTVIYDLLIADDRQAQILDWKTYSKPPNKRKLEQNWQTRLYLYVLAETSDYLPEQISMTYWFVQSEDKPQSLKFTYNNAQHQQSGQRLNRLLSQLTTWLQLYEQAEAFPQVAEGSAHCDGCQFTVRCDRERYSREETIDKNWLSNLGTIQEVSL from the coding sequence ATGCGATTATCCCAAGGGCAGCTGAACTTGCTAGAACGTTGCCCGCGTCAGTTTCAACACACTTATTTAGATCAACTTGGTTCCCCTACTACCCCAGAACACCAGGAACGGCAGATTTGGGGAAGTCGCTTTCACCTGCTAATGCAGCAACGAGAACTAGGCTTGCCAATTGAATCCCTAGTCCAAGAAGACAAACAATTGCAACGCTGGATGACAGCCTTTGCTAGTGCAGCACCTGAGATTTTGACTCCTGACACAAATAGCCAAACATTCCGCAAAAGCGAACATTGCCGCACTCTGCAAGTTCAAGACTATTTGCTGACGGTGATTTATGACTTATTGATTGCAGACGATCGCCAAGCCCAAATCCTCGACTGGAAAACTTATTCTAAACCTCCCAACAAACGTAAGTTAGAACAAAACTGGCAGACACGCCTCTATTTATATGTATTGGCTGAAACCAGCGATTACCTGCCGGAACAGATTTCCATGACTTACTGGTTTGTCCAGTCTGAGGATAAGCCCCAAAGCCTGAAATTTACTTATAACAACGCTCAGCACCAGCAAAGTGGACAGAGACTTAATCGCCTATTGAGCCAGCTTACCACTTGGCTGCAACTTTACGAGCAGGCAGAAGCATTTCCGCAAGTAGCCGAAGGTAGCGCTCACTGCGATGGGTGTCAATTTACCGTTAGGTGCGATCGCGAGCGCTACAGTAGAGAAGAGACGATTGATAAAAACTGGCTGTCAAATTTAGGAACTATTCAGGAAGTGTCTCTCTAA
- the selD gene encoding selenide, water dikinase SelD, translated as MQQASAPIVKDLVLVGGGHSHAIALRMFGMQPLSGVRITLITEASDTPYSGMLPGHIAGFYSRDESHIDLRPLAQFAQAQLYIDQVIGLDLTNKKVLCANRPPVAFDLLSIDIGSTPAKTSVPGAAEYAIPAKPVSQLLAQWNQLVDSVIQTPQKPICLGIVGGGAGGVELALAIQSHLHQILKAAQQPLNNLEIHLFHRDAELMPNYNSWVRRRFKDILIQRGIQLHLQETVSEVQPQKVKCESGLKVECDRIFWVTQASAPAWIGTAGLATDSKGFIVVHDTLQSISHPDVFAAGDIATMVNHPRPKAGVFAVRQGKPLFKNLRRSLLRQPLKPYKPQKKYLSLIGTGNGKAITAWSKFGFGPTQLLWRWKDSIDRQFMNRFNNFPEMSKEAGELSKAGGEIPRVTASPRPRVLFLTPRPSTIRCAGCGSKVGITVLENVLHRIRQEQHNQFPNSEDILIGLDAPDDAAVVKVPAGQLMVHTIDYFRALINDPFIFGQISANHCLSDIFAMGAAPQSALAIATIPYAAAAKVEETLYQLLSGALKALNQAHTPLIGGHTTEGAELGLGLSCNGLAAPGKLLTKGGMKPGQVLILTKALGTGTLFAADMRQQAKGYWIDGAVESMLLSNQAAAACLLQHGATACTDVTGFGLLGHLMEMVQPSHVAVELKLEAIPILEGVRETLQKGIVSSLQPENLQVSHYISNLDQVERNPNYPLLFDPQTSGGLIAAIPAEQAATCLDALKAYGYSCSSLIGRVVPKGKLTKPINIIF; from the coding sequence ATGCAGCAGGCTTCAGCTCCTATTGTTAAAGATTTAGTGCTGGTTGGTGGTGGTCACAGCCATGCCATTGCCCTGAGAATGTTCGGTATGCAACCGCTATCAGGAGTACGCATCACGCTGATTACTGAAGCATCAGATACGCCCTATTCGGGGATGTTACCCGGTCATATAGCAGGCTTCTATAGTCGAGATGAATCTCATATTGATCTGCGTCCCTTAGCCCAATTTGCCCAAGCTCAGTTGTATATTGACCAAGTGATTGGTCTGGATTTGACAAACAAAAAAGTTCTCTGTGCTAACCGTCCTCCTGTAGCTTTCGACCTCTTATCCATCGATATTGGTAGCACTCCAGCCAAAACATCTGTACCAGGTGCAGCAGAATATGCAATTCCGGCTAAACCAGTTTCTCAGCTACTGGCACAATGGAATCAACTGGTTGACAGTGTGATTCAAACTCCTCAAAAACCGATTTGCCTTGGAATTGTGGGTGGAGGCGCTGGCGGTGTGGAATTGGCACTGGCAATCCAAAGCCATCTGCATCAGATACTCAAAGCAGCTCAGCAGCCACTAAATAACCTAGAAATCCACTTGTTCCATCGAGATGCGGAATTGATGCCTAACTATAACTCGTGGGTAAGGCGTCGCTTTAAAGATATTTTGATCCAGCGCGGGATTCAGCTACACCTTCAGGAAACGGTGTCTGAAGTTCAACCGCAGAAGGTGAAGTGTGAATCTGGACTCAAAGTAGAGTGCGATCGCATTTTCTGGGTAACACAAGCATCAGCACCGGCATGGATAGGAACAGCTGGATTAGCAACCGACTCAAAAGGTTTTATTGTGGTACACGACACCTTACAGTCCATCTCTCATCCTGATGTGTTTGCGGCTGGTGATATTGCCACAATGGTTAATCATCCCCGTCCTAAAGCTGGGGTGTTTGCTGTCAGGCAGGGTAAGCCACTGTTTAAGAACTTGCGGCGGAGTTTATTAAGACAACCGCTAAAACCTTATAAACCGCAAAAAAAATATTTAAGCTTAATTGGTACAGGAAATGGCAAAGCGATCACCGCCTGGAGTAAATTCGGCTTTGGTCCTACCCAATTGTTGTGGCGCTGGAAAGATTCGATTGATCGCCAATTCATGAATCGCTTCAACAACTTCCCAGAAATGAGCAAGGAAGCAGGGGAGCTTTCCAAAGCAGGGGGAGAAATTCCCCGTGTCACCGCGTCACCGCGTCCCCGTGTCCTCTTCCTCACCCCTCGCCCCTCTACCATACGCTGCGCTGGGTGTGGTTCTAAAGTCGGCATTACAGTTTTAGAGAACGTGTTGCACCGGATTAGGCAGGAACAACACAACCAATTTCCTAACAGCGAGGATATCCTCATTGGTCTAGATGCACCGGATGATGCTGCTGTGGTAAAAGTGCCAGCAGGTCAACTGATGGTACATACGATTGATTATTTTCGCGCTTTAATTAATGACCCGTTTATCTTTGGGCAAATTAGTGCTAATCACTGCTTGAGTGATATTTTTGCGATGGGAGCAGCGCCCCAGAGTGCGCTGGCGATCGCCACCATACCCTACGCTGCAGCAGCAAAAGTCGAAGAAACTCTTTATCAATTATTATCAGGTGCACTCAAAGCGCTCAACCAAGCTCATACGCCTCTGATCGGTGGACACACAACCGAGGGAGCAGAACTGGGATTGGGTTTATCTTGCAATGGTTTAGCTGCTCCTGGCAAGCTATTAACTAAAGGAGGAATGAAACCAGGTCAAGTGCTAATTCTCACTAAAGCATTAGGGACGGGAACACTTTTTGCCGCTGATATGCGTCAGCAAGCCAAAGGTTATTGGATTGATGGTGCTGTTGAGTCGATGCTGTTATCCAACCAAGCGGCAGCGGCTTGTTTATTGCAGCACGGAGCTACTGCTTGTACTGATGTTACAGGTTTTGGGTTGCTGGGACATTTAATGGAAATGGTTCAACCTTCCCACGTTGCAGTTGAGTTGAAGCTTGAAGCTATACCCATTCTGGAAGGAGTACGAGAGACACTGCAAAAGGGAATAGTTAGTTCGCTACAACCAGAAAATTTACAGGTTTCACACTATATCAGCAATCTAGACCAGGTGGAGCGTAATCCCAACTATCCTCTGCTATTCGATCCTCAAACATCTGGAGGTCTGATCGCTGCCATTCCAGCAGAACAAGCTGCTACTTGTTTAGACGCACTCAAAGCTTATGGTTATTCGTGTAGCAGTTTGATTGGGCGCGTAGTTCCCAAAGGCAAGCTGACAAAGCCAATTAATATTATCTTCTAA
- a CDS encoding amidohydrolase, whose protein sequence is MISSPYLNPLSVDLSRVRSEIQAIQPQLVDWRRRLHQRPELGFKEQLTAEFIAQKLQEWGIEHQTGIAKTGIVATIRGEGRGARGEGLEKSNPKLKVLAIRADMDALPIQEENEVPYRSQHDGVMHACGHDGHTAIALGTAYYLSQHRDDFAGTVKIIFQPAEEGPGGAQPMIEAGVLKNPDIDAIIGLHLWNNLPLGTVGVRSGALMAAVECFRCTILGKGGHGAMPHQTVDSVVVAAQVVNALQTIVARNVDPLESAVVTVGELHAGTALNVIAGTAWLSGTVRYFNPSFEDYFGQRIEQMIAGICQSHGAKYDLEYWRLYPPVINDPGMTELVRSVAAGVIETPVGIVPECQTMGGEDMSFFLQAVPGCYFFLGSANPDKNLAYPHHHPRFDFDETALGMGVEMFVRCVERFCR, encoded by the coding sequence ATGATTTCCTCCCCTTACTTAAATCCTCTTTCTGTTGACCTATCCCGTGTACGGTCAGAAATTCAGGCAATACAACCTCAATTGGTGGACTGGCGGCGCCGACTGCACCAACGACCAGAACTAGGTTTCAAAGAGCAGCTGACGGCTGAATTTATTGCCCAAAAATTGCAGGAATGGGGAATTGAGCATCAAACTGGGATTGCCAAAACGGGTATTGTTGCCACGATAAGGGGCGAGGGGCGAGGGGCGAGGGGCGAGGGGTTAGAAAAATCTAATCCAAAATTGAAAGTGTTGGCGATTCGGGCAGATATGGATGCCTTACCGATCCAGGAAGAAAACGAGGTGCCTTACCGATCGCAACATGATGGAGTGATGCACGCTTGTGGTCATGATGGGCATACGGCGATCGCTCTTGGTACAGCCTACTACCTTTCCCAGCATCGAGACGACTTTGCCGGAACCGTCAAAATTATTTTCCAACCCGCCGAAGAAGGACCTGGAGGCGCACAGCCGATGATTGAAGCTGGGGTACTCAAAAACCCAGACATTGATGCAATTATTGGTTTACACCTGTGGAACAATCTTCCCCTGGGGACAGTAGGCGTTCGTAGTGGGGCATTAATGGCAGCGGTTGAATGCTTTCGCTGCACAATTTTGGGCAAGGGGGGACATGGTGCGATGCCGCATCAAACCGTTGATTCGGTTGTGGTAGCAGCCCAAGTCGTGAATGCCTTACAAACAATTGTGGCGCGTAATGTCGATCCTTTAGAATCTGCCGTAGTCACTGTCGGCGAACTTCATGCTGGTACGGCATTAAACGTGATTGCTGGTACGGCGTGGTTAAGCGGCACTGTGCGGTATTTTAATCCCAGCTTTGAAGACTATTTTGGACAACGGATCGAGCAAATGATTGCTGGCATTTGCCAAAGTCACGGTGCAAAATACGATTTAGAGTATTGGCGACTTTACCCACCTGTAATTAATGATCCTGGCATGACTGAACTAGTGCGTTCTGTAGCAGCAGGAGTGATAGAAACGCCAGTTGGGATTGTACCGGAATGCCAAACGATGGGTGGTGAGGACATGTCGTTCTTTCTTCAGGCTGTACCTGGTTGCTATTTCTTCCTGGGATCTGCCAATCCAGACAAAAATCTAGCGTATCCTCACCACCATCCCCGCTTTGATTTTGATGAAACAGCACTGGGAATGGGTGTGGAGATGTTCGTTCGTTGCGTTGAAAGGTTTTGTCGCTGA